The following proteins come from a genomic window of Prionailurus viverrinus isolate Anna chromosome D1, UM_Priviv_1.0, whole genome shotgun sequence:
- the LOC125177180 gene encoding cytochrome c oxidase assembly factor 4 homolog, mitochondrial isoform X1, whose product MIMRGGFLFPTSALKLPYRLVSGRSVGRVTTAYETDGDVQDRASKFSCSTCCSRLSKMSTQGHTWARQVKKEDEEEDPLDQLISRSGCAASHYAVQECMAQHQDWRQCQPQVQAFRDCMSEHQARRREELQRRKEQGSAHH is encoded by the exons ATGATTATGCGCGGCGGGTTCCTCTTCCCCACTTCCGCTCTCAAGCTCCCTTACAGGCTGGTTTCCGGTCGGAGTGTCGGGAGAGTTACAACTGCCTACGAGACGGACGGCGACGTGCAGGACCGCGCGTCCAAATTCTCGTGTTCCACCTGTTGCTCG AGACTCTCAAAGATGTCAACTCAAGGCCATACTTGGGCCCGACAGGTGAAGaaggaggatgaggaagaggatCCGCTGGACCAGCTGATTTCCCGCTCTGGTTGTGCTGCTTCCCACTATGCAGTACAGGAGTGCATGGCCCAACACCAGGACTGGCGACAGTGTCAGCCACAGGTACAGGCCTTCAGGGACTGCATGAGTGAACATCAGGCAAGGCGGCGGGAGGAGctgcagaggaggaaagagcaAGGCAGTGCTCACCACTGA
- the LOC125177180 gene encoding cytochrome c oxidase assembly factor 4 homolog, mitochondrial isoform X2 — translation MGLPLFPSGKTDARMWWGKSTVAFTRLSKMSTQGHTWARQVKKEDEEEDPLDQLISRSGCAASHYAVQECMAQHQDWRQCQPQVQAFRDCMSEHQARRREELQRRKEQGSAHH, via the exons ATgggtcttcctctttttccttcagggAAGACTGACGCCAGGATGTGGTGGGGAAAGAGTACCGTCGCATTTACT AGACTCTCAAAGATGTCAACTCAAGGCCATACTTGGGCCCGACAGGTGAAGaaggaggatgaggaagaggatCCGCTGGACCAGCTGATTTCCCGCTCTGGTTGTGCTGCTTCCCACTATGCAGTACAGGAGTGCATGGCCCAACACCAGGACTGGCGACAGTGTCAGCCACAGGTACAGGCCTTCAGGGACTGCATGAGTGAACATCAGGCAAGGCGGCGGGAGGAGctgcagaggaggaaagagcaAGGCAGTGCTCACCACTGA